A single genomic interval of Fructobacillus americanaquae harbors:
- a CDS encoding phage tail domain-containing protein has translation MSDFYVMRKGHDEFNLSDKLTSVHFLELNVGAPQLTPTYNSIQGSDGQLLQTVSFNSSTAVASFFIESNSRSEFNLAKSALQRELYARVPIRIRSSDDPGKAVWVLANPTDINPLSNSDDAKIDLAFTIISGTKLTPFNSDELADNQDKLSFGMNLDLDNLPSYHFKSSNFNVFNPSDLEIDPYIQHHQLVWTIKGNGQSVTVTNSTNGTSFTANTGLGSSDTLTMNGITLAKNGTQGGIDTDFGHIILARGDNNITVSGLSNVDVTVSFPFLYF, from the coding sequence ATGTCAGATTTCTACGTGATGCGCAAAGGTCATGACGAATTTAATTTGTCAGATAAATTGACTTCTGTGCATTTTTTAGAGCTAAATGTCGGGGCACCCCAATTGACCCCGACTTATAATTCAATCCAGGGAAGTGATGGCCAACTATTGCAGACAGTGTCTTTCAATAGTTCAACGGCGGTTGCTTCTTTTTTTATTGAGAGTAATAGTCGTTCCGAGTTTAACTTGGCCAAATCAGCGCTACAACGTGAACTGTATGCACGTGTACCCATCCGAATTCGGTCGAGTGATGACCCCGGCAAAGCGGTATGGGTGTTAGCTAATCCAACGGACATCAACCCACTGTCAAACAGTGACGATGCCAAAATTGATTTAGCATTTACCATCATTAGCGGTACAAAACTGACCCCGTTCAATAGTGATGAGCTGGCTGATAACCAAGATAAGTTGTCATTTGGCATGAACTTGGATTTAGACAATCTGCCCAGTTATCACTTTAAAAGTAGTAACTTCAATGTGTTCAACCCCAGCGATTTGGAAATTGACCCCTATATCCAGCACCATCAACTGGTGTGGACGATTAAGGGGAACGGTCAGAGTGTGACGGTAACCAATAGTACAAACGGCACTAGTTTCACGGCTAACACTGGTTTGGGCAGTTCGGACACGTTGACTATGAACGGTATTACACTAGCTAAGAACGGCACACAGGGTGGAATTGATACGGACTTCGGCCATATCATATTAGCCCGTGGCGATAACAACATTACGGTATCTGGTCTATCGAATGTTGATGTCACGGTGTCGTTCCCGTTCTTGTACTTTTAA
- a CDS encoding prophage endopeptidase tail family protein encodes MVRSRDQTTTVPVPSLDFSTLQTTWEKNNSYQIAFTAYDDESLAFSLLTVENSVFWAGQEYIIKQSTDGYSGGVHTVQITATHVFYQLNNRRQNAVQKGDVSYTIQSALQFLTGDIQGYSFNVIGNLNSSHTITDFGNCSITDGLSTIASTFNVYAIVPDNHSVNLYSEANWINDVGKQFFYRNNTSDVQLQYDSSGIVNRVQVVSTNETPQFEPFFVTNDDSIKQWGIRDGERVENDQDNNTGPNIASAKAKMVTVPNLSLTISVQENDVHMGDIWTLVIPENGITTKLQVVSIVDTPFLKNNMQVTLNNTMQNFLDSFNANSKKLANIQLNNKNKGFSFNMWTVGKVSENG; translated from the coding sequence GTGGTGCGATCAAGAGACCAGACAACGACCGTACCAGTACCATCACTTGATTTTTCAACGTTGCAAACCACGTGGGAGAAGAACAACAGCTATCAGATTGCGTTCACAGCATACGATGATGAGAGTCTGGCCTTTAGTCTCTTAACGGTTGAAAACAGCGTGTTTTGGGCAGGACAAGAGTATATCATCAAACAGTCAACAGATGGTTATTCTGGCGGTGTACACACCGTTCAAATCACGGCTACTCACGTCTTCTATCAGCTTAATAATCGTCGGCAGAACGCTGTGCAAAAAGGGGATGTGTCTTATACGATTCAGTCGGCCTTACAGTTTTTGACGGGCGATATACAGGGGTATTCGTTCAACGTGATTGGCAATCTTAATAGTTCTCATACTATTACTGATTTTGGTAATTGTTCCATCACGGACGGGCTAAGCACGATTGCTTCAACGTTTAACGTTTACGCCATTGTCCCTGACAACCACTCTGTTAATTTATACAGTGAAGCGAATTGGATCAACGATGTCGGCAAGCAGTTCTTTTATCGGAACAATACTAGCGACGTCCAATTGCAGTACGACTCGTCTGGAATCGTGAACCGAGTCCAGGTCGTTTCGACCAATGAAACACCGCAATTTGAACCGTTTTTCGTCACTAATGATGATTCAATCAAGCAGTGGGGCATTCGTGACGGGGAACGAGTCGAGAACGACCAAGATAATAACACTGGTCCTAATATTGCCAGTGCTAAGGCTAAGATGGTCACGGTGCCAAATTTGTCGCTCACAATCAGTGTGCAAGAAAACGATGTGCACATGGGCGATATTTGGACGTTAGTTATTCCAGAAAATGGTATTACGACGAAATTGCAGGTCGTGTCCATTGTTGACACACCCTTCTTGAAAAACAACATGCAAGTCACGTTGAACAATACGATGCAGAACTTCTTGGATTCTTTTAATGCTAATTCCAAAAAGTTGGCTAATATCCAACTAAACAATAAGAACAAAGGCTTTTCATTCAATATGTGGACGGTCGGAAAGGTAAGCGAAAATGGCTGA
- a CDS encoding BppU family phage baseplate upper protein, which translates to MARTYAELNTNLNTNQSTFIDQLNGRQGDANREVFFQIKDGTTPYNLEGKTIALFAKDAQGVIKATSTINDQTGISVGRFSMIIPKEFYQASGAVEDAYIQISYSDKVISTIPVSFQVIANTMLVTQTQSQMFIDTVQSLVDETNQRLSSTITSLTSVENAVEALKVTIGNLNDQYNSDLFAKNANDNEFKGVNTFDKKIVAPNGVQGKADSATQADNATHAVNADVADSAKSADVANSLNPAYSQTVNDLTVSGKIVANNDVITGGVFPV; encoded by the coding sequence ATGGCACGAACATATGCCGAGTTAAACACTAACTTAAACACCAATCAATCTACCTTTATCGACCAGTTGAACGGTCGACAAGGAGATGCAAATCGTGAGGTGTTTTTTCAAATTAAGGATGGTACTACACCATATAACCTTGAAGGCAAAACCATTGCTCTTTTTGCAAAAGACGCTCAAGGCGTGATTAAGGCTACATCAACAATTAACGACCAGACAGGAATTTCTGTTGGTCGTTTTTCTATGATTATTCCTAAGGAATTTTACCAGGCAAGCGGTGCAGTAGAAGACGCTTACATTCAGATTTCTTATTCGGATAAGGTCATTTCAACAATTCCTGTATCGTTCCAAGTTATTGCTAATACAATGTTGGTAACGCAGACACAATCACAAATGTTCATCGATACTGTTCAGTCTTTGGTTGATGAAACAAATCAACGTCTATCATCTACCATTACTAGCCTGACTTCAGTTGAGAACGCGGTCGAGGCGCTCAAGGTCACAATTGGGAATTTGAATGACCAATATAATTCTGATTTGTTTGCTAAAAATGCGAATGATAACGAGTTTAAGGGTGTCAATACATTTGACAAAAAGATTGTAGCTCCTAACGGTGTGCAAGGTAAGGCTGACTCAGCAACACAAGCTGACAACGCTACCCATGCAGTTAATGCTGATGTTGCAGACTCGGCCAAAAGTGCTGATGTTGCCAATAGTTTAAATCCAGCCTACAGTCAGACTGTTAATGATTTGACGGTCTCAGGTAAAATTGTTGCTAATAATGATGTGATTACAGGTGGGGTCTTTCCAGTCTAG
- a CDS encoding XkdX family protein, producing MLKGLYPQYVDKEFVQSCVKYEYITPEQYKELTNEEYEE from the coding sequence ATGCTAAAAGGTTTGTATCCACAATACGTGGATAAGGAGTTCGTTCAATCGTGCGTGAAGTATGAATATATCACGCCCGAACAGTACAAGGAACTTACTAACGAGGAGTATGAGGAATAA
- a CDS encoding phage holin, LLH family, with product MDFTQAQSLLTFGIMLVVLFATPIYKLNNYIKAHTRNEHIKTAVEMANQAVAALVNSGVNTEQNKQKAVDELTQRIASNKLAKNFSKTEIESYVEQAIQQLNK from the coding sequence ATGGATTTTACGCAAGCACAGTCATTGCTAACTTTTGGAATTATGCTGGTAGTTTTGTTTGCCACGCCGATTTATAAGTTAAACAACTACATCAAGGCACATACACGAAACGAACACATTAAAACGGCCGTGGAAATGGCAAATCAAGCGGTTGCGGCACTGGTTAATTCTGGTGTGAACACCGAACAGAATAAGCAAAAGGCCGTGGATGAATTGACACAGCGAATTGCCTCTAACAAATTGGCTAAGAATTTCTCTAAGACAGAAATTGAAAGCTACGTAGAACAGGCAATCCAACAGTTAAATAAGTAA
- a CDS encoding GH25 family lysozyme, with amino-acid sequence MLKIADVSSYQGNNINGILGANDGVIVKATQSTDYVNPSYQAQVDATRTAGKKLGVYHFIQGNVDVNSQAQHFLDTIGDLATDDQVPLILDFENNSNYPVLSGNEPRQFADYVFNKTGKKIWLYISNSDIRGGGHGYYWSDMQDNPVWVAGYPLNDGSGYSQDLQDWADQHYFSNLPWWGENVTMWQFDSNPYDQSVFYGDQSTWDKLSQRVNKPVEQPAPAPQPEPQPQPSPTVTQPTEPESTAASTAPVQSESASTSTSATNESSSATSTSDNSANSDSKPTGVHEYNASFLLKVANAIIDFFNHLFKK; translated from the coding sequence ATGCTAAAAATTGCAGACGTATCATCGTACCAAGGTAACAACATCAATGGTATTTTAGGAGCAAATGATGGGGTCATTGTTAAGGCCACTCAGTCAACGGACTATGTTAATCCGTCATACCAAGCACAAGTGGATGCCACTCGTACGGCTGGTAAGAAACTGGGTGTGTATCATTTCATTCAAGGGAATGTTGACGTCAATTCTCAAGCACAGCACTTCTTGGATACCATTGGCGACCTGGCAACCGATGACCAAGTGCCGTTGATTCTTGATTTTGAAAACAACAGTAATTATCCAGTTTTGTCAGGTAACGAACCACGACAATTCGCCGATTATGTATTTAATAAGACGGGTAAGAAGATTTGGCTGTATATCTCGAACAGTGACATTCGTGGCGGTGGTCATGGGTACTACTGGTCTGATATGCAGGACAACCCAGTCTGGGTGGCAGGCTATCCATTGAACGATGGGTCGGGTTATTCTCAAGACTTGCAAGATTGGGCAGACCAGCACTATTTCAGCAACTTGCCATGGTGGGGTGAGAACGTGACGATGTGGCAGTTCGATTCAAATCCATATGACCAATCTGTATTCTATGGCGATCAATCGACGTGGGACAAGTTGTCACAACGTGTGAATAAGCCCGTTGAACAACCTGCACCAGCACCGCAGCCTGAGCCACAACCACAACCATCGCCAACGGTTACACAGCCAACCGAACCAGAGTCAACGGCTGCATCAACTGCGCCCGTTCAATCAGAGAGTGCAAGTACTAGCACGTCAGCAACTAACGAAAGTTCAAGCGCTACAAGTACCAGCGATAATAGTGCTAATAGTGATAGCAAGCCAACCGGTGTTCATGAGTATAACGCCAGCTTTTTGCTGAAAGTAGCTAATGCGATTATCGATTTTTTCAATCATTTATTTAAGAAGTGA
- a CDS encoding DUF3800 domain-containing protein — protein sequence MADKTILIYFDGAGNLHENDPSSHFILGGYVFFSYQERDSAKREYIKKSKAVRNKIKHQGELKAKNLAFDHPKEQTKLIRLMNKYQSMYVHVDRSKIYKRENITEKKHINNYKVYCMTLLIRELFQQLLFKNIIDDQQSIELKLYIDQDKRSTSGWYELDESIRKELLVGKYNYLKDIKPVFDKSKPEIDINVQQFNSECEPLGQSADMLVNRLWHNYENGVDNKFFHIKKEMP from the coding sequence ATGGCTGATAAAACAATATTAATATATTTTGATGGGGCTGGTAATTTACATGAAAATGATCCATCTTCACATTTTATATTAGGAGGGTATGTATTTTTTTCATATCAAGAAAGAGATTCTGCTAAGCGTGAATACATAAAAAAATCTAAGGCAGTCAGAAATAAAATAAAACATCAAGGCGAACTTAAGGCTAAGAATCTGGCATTTGACCATCCGAAAGAGCAAACAAAATTAATTCGGTTAATGAATAAGTACCAATCAATGTATGTTCATGTTGATCGTTCTAAAATATATAAACGAGAAAATATAACTGAAAAAAAGCACATTAATAATTATAAAGTGTATTGTATGACTCTATTAATAAGAGAATTATTTCAGCAATTGCTATTTAAAAACATAATAGATGACCAACAATCTATTGAATTAAAATTATATATTGATCAGGACAAGCGCTCAACTAGTGGATGGTATGAGTTAGATGAATCTATTCGAAAAGAACTGTTAGTTGGTAAATATAATTATTTGAAAGATATTAAACCTGTGTTTGATAAATCAAAACCAGAAATTGATATTAATGTTCAGCAGTTTAATTCAGAATGTGAGCCACTAGGGCAATCGGCAGATATGCTAGTAAATAGACTATGGCATAATTACGAAAATGGTGTCGATAACAAATTTTTTCATATAAAAAAAGAAATGCCATAA
- a CDS encoding DMT family transporter encodes MLTYFYLALAIIAETTGTTLIGSTAGFTKLLLTVLTLSCYALSFYLLSLVVKSMPVYLAYAIWSASGILIVTCLSVALLNVRLNWQTIVGLAFLVLGVVLVNIFGSVH; translated from the coding sequence ATGTTAACTTATTTTTATTTAGCCCTCGCTATTATCGCTGAAACGACTGGTACGACCCTAATTGGCAGTACAGCTGGTTTTACAAAATTGTTACTGACAGTTTTGACCCTAAGCTGTTATGCCCTGTCTTTCTACCTTTTGTCGCTAGTCGTTAAATCGATGCCGGTTTACCTTGCATATGCAATCTGGTCGGCAAGTGGTATACTAATTGTTACGTGCTTGAGTGTTGCCTTGCTCAATGTTCGTTTGAATTGGCAAACAATCGTTGGCCTAGCCTTTTTGGTCCTAGGGGTGGTTTTGGTTAACATCTTTGGCAGCGTACATTAA
- the pnuC gene encoding nicotinamide riboside transporter PnuC, which yields MNNEQSTSGYTWQDVRTNMKQIFTWSYYKEGFSGWDKQSYAWLAIGLVVILVTGFPHGLEILSVLSMVGGAIGFACTLAITSNKRINGLLGFISAILISIVAFHSKNYSDIVMQMVYVVALDLNFMFFGNAWQNRKIKAMNANGWRLALVTFVVAFFLLFMMDTHLLISPRPWLDAFSAAIGVTGAALTIAKFHSQYWMWTLQGLMSVTLWGVTAWQGDANWVLFVTYILYLGNDVIGLFFSPWSRATKTANAK from the coding sequence ATGAATAACGAACAATCAACGTCTGGTTATACCTGGCAGGATGTAAGGACGAACATGAAACAGATTTTTACCTGGTCTTATTATAAAGAAGGTTTTTCTGGTTGGGATAAGCAATCTTATGCCTGGTTAGCAATTGGTCTAGTAGTCATTTTGGTGACTGGTTTCCCACATGGATTGGAAATTTTGTCAGTTTTGTCCATGGTTGGTGGGGCAATCGGATTTGCTTGTACTTTGGCCATTACGTCAAACAAACGAATTAATGGTTTGCTAGGCTTTATTTCAGCCATTCTGATTTCGATTGTGGCCTTCCACTCAAAAAACTACTCTGATATTGTGATGCAGATGGTTTATGTAGTGGCATTAGATTTGAATTTTATGTTTTTCGGTAACGCTTGGCAAAACCGTAAAATTAAAGCAATGAATGCGAATGGCTGGCGTTTGGCTCTGGTAACTTTCGTAGTGGCGTTCTTCTTGCTCTTTATGATGGACACACATTTGCTGATTTCTCCGCGGCCGTGGTTAGACGCTTTTTCAGCAGCAATCGGGGTAACCGGTGCCGCATTAACCATTGCCAAGTTCCACTCACAATATTGGATGTGGACATTGCAGGGATTGATGTCAGTTACTCTCTGGGGAGTAACAGCATGGCAAGGAGATGCCAACTGGGTTTTGTTTGTCACTTATATCCTTTACTTGGGAAATGATGTGATTGGCCTGTTCTTCTCGCCATGGTCACGAGCTACAAAGACAGCTAATGCTAAATAA
- a CDS encoding TetR/AcrR family transcriptional regulator gives MTKKLTDARVLRSRQVLRSAAIELLSRTDHFSIAELLLKGHVTRGTFYRHYNNKADLINDVNRDLIRQFTEKTDEKFRVREVLEVISEQGIFYNAVLNNGQDKSLMVDLMAALRKQRDRALAHVGDEKLKKHLIYQWEIIVAGFWACVSLWLQDSMALTYDEMLEEFREIWRVTMTRTKKTGLLLFDFDV, from the coding sequence ATGACTAAGAAGTTAACGGATGCTCGTGTCTTACGTTCAAGGCAGGTTCTTCGTTCAGCAGCGATTGAATTATTATCAAGAACAGATCATTTCTCAATTGCCGAATTACTGTTGAAAGGTCACGTGACTCGTGGAACCTTTTACCGACACTATAATAATAAGGCGGACTTGATCAATGATGTCAATCGGGACCTTATTCGTCAGTTTACGGAAAAGACTGACGAAAAGTTTCGTGTACGTGAGGTGTTGGAAGTTATTTCAGAGCAAGGAATATTCTATAATGCCGTTTTGAACAACGGTCAGGATAAGTCTTTAATGGTTGATTTGATGGCCGCACTACGCAAACAACGTGATCGGGCATTGGCTCATGTAGGCGATGAAAAACTAAAGAAACACTTGATTTATCAATGGGAAATCATTGTCGCTGGTTTCTGGGCTTGTGTGTCTTTGTGGCTGCAAGACTCGATGGCACTGACTTATGATGAAATGCTCGAAGAATTCCGTGAAATATGGCGGGTAACGATGACACGGACGAAAAAGACAGGGTTATTACTTTTTGATTTTGATGTCTAG
- the rplU gene encoding 50S ribosomal protein L21 → MAYAIIVTGGKQYKVAEGDTIFVEKLDAQEGDKVVFDQVVLTDSKIGTPFVDGAKVSGTVEKQGKEKKVVTFKYRPKKHSHTKQGHRQPYTRVKIDSIA, encoded by the coding sequence ATGGCCTACGCAATTATTGTTACTGGCGGCAAGCAATACAAAGTCGCTGAAGGCGATACCATCTTTGTTGAAAAGTTGGACGCACAAGAAGGGGACAAGGTTGTTTTCGACCAAGTCGTCTTGACTGACTCAAAGATCGGTACCCCATTTGTTGATGGTGCTAAGGTTTCTGGAACTGTTGAAAAGCAGGGTAAGGAAAAGAAGGTTGTTACTTTCAAGTACCGTCCTAAGAAGCATTCCCATACAAAGCAGGGACACCGCCAACCATATACACGCGTGAAGATTGATTCCATCGCGTAA
- the rpmA gene encoding 50S ribosomal protein L27, translating to MLMNQDNLQLFAHHKGGGSSANGRDSAGRRLGTKVADGQALTAGSIIYRQRGTHIYPGQNVKKGGDDTLFALTDGVVKFERKGRDKRQVSVYTREEYNQLLANA from the coding sequence ATGTTGATGAATCAAGATAACTTGCAACTCTTTGCCCACCACAAGGGGGGGGGATCATCTGCCAACGGTCGTGACTCAGCTGGTCGTCGTTTAGGTACGAAGGTCGCTGATGGACAAGCCTTGACTGCTGGTTCAATCATTTACCGCCAACGTGGAACGCACATCTACCCAGGTCAAAACGTTAAAAAGGGTGGCGATGACACACTTTTTGCTTTGACTGACGGTGTTGTTAAGTTCGAACGCAAGGGTCGTGACAAGCGCCAAGTTTCCGTTTATACTCGGGAAGAATACAATCAGTTACTTGCTAACGCCTAA
- a CDS encoding M24 family metallopeptidase — protein sequence MGFYEERLNKFQKLLKKLDLQGMIISNASNLNYLIGFGGVPGDGVLVVSLADAAFITDARYENEYVGTLPQGVSLKVTRQYYEKAAEVAREFRIEKLGFESDLPYAFYEELDDLLPANVSFDAVPGAVEALRETKDDQEADALRKAAQASIKAFNALLKEVKVGMTEKEVANRLDVLQKQFGAEKPSFETIVASGYRSAMPHGMASDKKLEAGELVTVDFGYYVDGYTSDVTRTFALGEIDPELKKIYEIVKEANENTIAVLKAGISASEVDRVARDFITEKGYGEEFQHSTGHGAGLDIHEGPYLSSRSSDEVQVGNLLTVEPGIYLAGKGGVRIEDDVLITKDGHEVLTADLPKDLIVLPVD from the coding sequence GTGGGATTTTATGAAGAACGTTTGAACAAGTTTCAAAAGCTGTTGAAGAAGTTGGACTTGCAGGGAATGATTATTTCCAATGCCTCGAACTTGAACTACCTGATTGGCTTTGGTGGGGTTCCTGGTGATGGTGTTTTGGTTGTATCCTTAGCTGATGCTGCTTTTATCACGGATGCTCGTTACGAAAATGAGTATGTTGGTACGTTACCACAGGGTGTTTCACTGAAGGTTACGCGTCAATACTACGAAAAGGCTGCTGAAGTTGCTCGCGAATTTAGAATCGAAAAGCTCGGCTTCGAATCTGATTTGCCATATGCTTTCTATGAAGAGTTAGATGACTTGCTGCCAGCCAATGTCAGTTTTGATGCCGTTCCAGGTGCTGTCGAAGCGTTGCGCGAAACGAAGGATGATCAAGAAGCTGATGCGTTGCGCAAAGCTGCTCAAGCATCCATCAAAGCCTTTAATGCTTTGTTGAAAGAAGTTAAGGTGGGGATGACTGAAAAGGAAGTCGCTAACCGTTTGGATGTTTTGCAAAAGCAATTTGGGGCGGAAAAGCCTTCCTTTGAGACGATTGTTGCTTCCGGCTATCGTTCAGCGATGCCACACGGAATGGCCAGTGATAAGAAGCTGGAAGCTGGTGAACTGGTCACGGTTGACTTTGGTTACTATGTTGATGGGTACACATCTGACGTTACCCGGACGTTTGCCTTGGGCGAAATTGATCCTGAATTGAAGAAAATTTATGAAATCGTCAAGGAAGCCAATGAAAACACGATTGCTGTTTTGAAAGCTGGTATTTCGGCCTCTGAGGTTGACCGAGTGGCCCGTGACTTTATTACAGAAAAGGGCTATGGTGAGGAATTCCAACACTCAACAGGCCACGGTGCTGGTTTGGATATTCACGAAGGCCCTTACCTTTCATCGCGTTCGAGTGACGAAGTTCAAGTTGGTAACCTTTTGACGGTCGAACCTGGAATTTATTTGGCCGGCAAGGGTGGCGTCCGGATTGAAGACGATGTCTTGATTACGAAGGATGGCCATGAAGTTTTGACTGCTGATTTGCCAAAGGACTTAATCGTTTTACCAGTTGATTAA
- a CDS encoding bifunctional metallophosphatase/5'-nucleotidase, whose amino-acid sequence MEAIQLRHTNDLHSHFEAWPRLRRFLLAKKTADTTFNFDIGDAIDRFHPLTDATLGKANVDLMNAAHYDAVTIGNNEGLGMAHTDLNHLYDQANYSVILANLKELPGDNQPAWAEPYKILTTNNQTKVAIIGLTAPYEMTYRSLDWQPLVVKDVLDDLVPRLRKEADLVILLSHLGLPTDRELAEKYDLDVIMGAHTHHVLPDGEMNHGTLLAAAGRYGDHAGEIDLVLDENHQLISKQARAIPLGELPTEPGDLAEIQALHDRGAGLEEAQKIVHFNQGKTISDQGQACLAALKESTGLPVAFCSSGLFLQDLPAGTDTAEDFLASMPHAIHPMVTTLTGTQLMTLVTEFEERENALVNHKMKGSGFRGKVFGHLLIDGLDRNDDGQLRYAGLVVEPEKTYQIATLDHYRWISFFQVLDEAPAKINQKIFLRELLAQYYQKHAQ is encoded by the coding sequence ATGGAAGCCATACAATTACGACACACCAATGATTTGCATTCGCACTTTGAGGCCTGGCCACGCCTACGGCGTTTTTTGCTAGCTAAAAAAACTGCGGATACAACTTTTAACTTCGATATTGGTGATGCCATTGACCGCTTCCATCCGCTAACTGACGCCACTTTGGGCAAGGCGAACGTCGACTTGATGAATGCTGCTCATTATGATGCTGTTACGATTGGTAATAATGAAGGTTTGGGTATGGCCCATACTGATTTAAACCATTTATACGATCAAGCAAATTATTCAGTTATTCTGGCGAACTTGAAGGAATTGCCCGGGGACAATCAGCCTGCCTGGGCAGAGCCTTACAAGATATTGACCACTAATAATCAGACGAAGGTTGCCATCATTGGCTTGACGGCTCCCTATGAAATGACTTATCGATCACTAGACTGGCAACCGCTAGTAGTTAAAGATGTTTTGGATGACTTGGTGCCAAGGCTGCGAAAAGAGGCTGACCTGGTGATTTTACTTTCACACCTGGGGCTGCCAACCGACCGTGAGTTAGCTGAAAAATATGATTTAGACGTCATTATGGGTGCCCACACCCACCACGTTTTGCCTGATGGCGAGATGAATCACGGTACCTTGTTGGCAGCGGCAGGACGTTACGGGGACCACGCTGGCGAAATAGATTTGGTTTTAGACGAAAACCATCAGCTGATTTCTAAACAAGCGCGAGCCATTCCACTTGGTGAATTACCAACCGAACCTGGTGACTTAGCTGAAATTCAGGCTCTTCATGATCGAGGAGCAGGGTTAGAAGAAGCGCAGAAGATTGTTCATTTTAACCAGGGCAAAACGATTTCTGATCAGGGACAAGCCTGTTTAGCAGCTTTGAAGGAGTCGACAGGATTGCCCGTTGCTTTTTGTTCTTCTGGTCTGTTTTTGCAGGATTTGCCGGCTGGAACTGACACGGCTGAGGATTTTCTAGCCTCAATGCCGCATGCTATCCATCCTATGGTGACGACCTTGACCGGAACCCAATTAATGACCTTAGTTACCGAGTTTGAGGAGCGGGAAAATGCCTTGGTTAATCACAAAATGAAGGGCTCCGGTTTTCGTGGGAAAGTTTTTGGTCATCTGCTGATTGATGGTCTTGATCGTAATGATGACGGTCAATTACGGTATGCGGGTCTTGTTGTTGAACCAGAAAAAACTTATCAAATTGCAACCTTAGACCATTATCGCTGGATTAGTTTTTTCCAAGTGTTGGATGAGGCACCCGCTAAGATCAATCAAAAAATCTTTCTGCGAGAACTACTTGCACAATATTATCAGAAACATGCCCAGTAG